The Pyrus communis chromosome 9, drPyrComm1.1, whole genome shotgun sequence genome has a segment encoding these proteins:
- the LOC137744096 gene encoding WD repeat-containing protein LWD2-like, with amino-acid sequence MQRPAEKKAGVHTYISQWPIYSLAWSVRHDKPSRLAIGSFIEDYSNKVELVQFNQDTSDFTTDNRLMFDHPYAPTNLMFFPSEDTTNPDLIATSGDYLRLWEIHDDRIELKSLLNSNMSSEFNSAITSFDWAECDTRRVAMSSVDTTCTIWDIEREVVDTQLVAHDKEVYDISWGGFNVFASASGDGTVRVFDLRNKERSTIVYENPTQDRSLLRVEWNKHDQRFIATVGMDSNKVVILDIRFPTSPLMELKKHDASVNAISWSQGKGHQICSVSDDSRAMIWDVVRPGFQSESGGDMEPEMWYGTTAQINQVRWSAVELNWIGIGFLNKLQLLKV; translated from the exons ATGCAAAGACCAGCAGAGAAAAAAGCAGGTGTCCACACCTACATAAGCCAATGGCCAATCTACTCCTTAGCATGGTCAGTCCGCCATGACAAGCCTTCACGCCTAGCCATAGGCAGCTTCATTGAGGACTACAGCAACAAGGTTGAATTAGTCCAGTTCAACCAAGACACATCCGATTTCACCACCGATAACCGCCTCATGTTCGACCACCCTTACGCACCAACCAACCTCATGTTCTTCCCCTCTGAGGACACCACGAATCCTGACCTAATTGCCACGTCCGGCGACTACTTAAGGTTGTGGGAGATCCATGATGATAGGATTGAGCTCAAGTCTTTGCTGAATAGCAACATGAGTAGTGAGTTTAATTCGGCTATAACGTCTTTTGATTGGGCAGAGTGTGACACTAGGCGTGTGGCTATGTCTAGTGTGGACACTACCTGCACAATTTGGGACATTGAGAGGGAAGTTGTGGATACTCAACTGGTGGCTCATGATAAAGAAGTGTATGACATTTCTTGGGGTGGCTTCAATGTGTTTGCTTCAGCTTCTGGTGATGGCACTGTCAGGGTGTTTGATTTGAGAAACAAAGAGAG GTCTACCATAGTTTATGAAAACCCTACTCAAGACAGATCTTTGTTGAGGGTAGAATGGAACAAGCATGACCAAAGATTCATTGCCACAGTTGGAATGGACAGCAACAAAGTGGTAATATTGGACATCAGATTTCCCACTTCACCTCTAATGGAGCTCAAAAAACATGATGCCAGTGTGAATGCAATTTCATGGTCTCAAGGTAAGGGACACCAGATTTGTTCAGTGAGTGATGATTCAAGGGCTATGATTTGGGATGTGGTGAGGCCTGGATTTCAGTCGGAGAGTGGCGGCGATATGGAGCCGGAGATGTGGTATGGAACGACGGCTCAGATTAATCAAGTGCGTTGGTCTGCTGTGGAGTTGAATTGGATTGGTATTGGCTTTTTGAACAAGTTGCAGCTCTTGAAGGTTTAA